One Candidatus Binatus sp. genomic region harbors:
- a CDS encoding glycine--tRNA ligase, whose translation MEKIVNLCKRRGIVFPTSDIYGGLGSTFDYGPLGVELKRNVKEAWWREMVQYRSDVMGLDSAIFQHPRTWEASGHLQNFTDPMVDCRECQQRFRADKIEGDKCPECGGELTEARNFNLMFKTFMGPVEDTAATVYLRPETAQGIFSNFENVVDTQRVKLPFGVAQQGKSFRNEITTENFIFRTREFEQMEMEFFVKPDPAEEEKWYRYWVDFRFNWHVKFGIKADHLRRREHATDELSHYSSGTTDIEFLYPFGWGELEGVAKRGSFDLDQHAKFSGKPLTYFDEEAKARYRPWVIEPALGVDRAMLAFLLDAYDEDVVEEESRIVLRLDPRLAPIKVAVYPLLRKAGQPEKAIAVRDTLKRHFTVAYDQAGSIGRRYRRQDEVGTPYGVTIDHQTMDDDTVTLRDRDSMSQERVPITRLVEEISDRIGWTK comes from the coding sequence CCGCTCGGCGTCGAACTCAAGCGCAACGTCAAAGAGGCGTGGTGGCGCGAGATGGTGCAATATCGCAGCGACGTGATGGGGCTGGACTCCGCGATTTTTCAGCATCCGCGCACCTGGGAAGCGTCGGGGCATCTGCAGAATTTCACCGACCCGATGGTCGATTGCAGGGAATGCCAGCAGCGTTTTCGCGCCGACAAGATCGAGGGCGACAAATGTCCCGAGTGCGGCGGCGAGCTCACCGAGGCGCGCAACTTCAACTTGATGTTCAAAACTTTCATGGGACCGGTCGAAGATACCGCGGCGACAGTTTACCTCAGGCCCGAAACCGCGCAGGGAATTTTTTCGAATTTCGAAAACGTAGTCGATACGCAACGCGTCAAGCTGCCGTTCGGCGTCGCGCAGCAGGGCAAATCGTTCCGCAACGAAATCACCACCGAGAACTTCATTTTCCGCACCCGCGAATTCGAGCAGATGGAGATGGAGTTCTTCGTTAAGCCCGATCCTGCGGAAGAAGAAAAATGGTACCGCTATTGGGTTGATTTCCGCTTCAACTGGCACGTCAAATTCGGCATCAAGGCGGACCATCTGCGCCGCCGCGAGCACGCGACCGACGAGCTCTCGCATTATTCGAGCGGCACGACCGATATCGAGTTTTTGTATCCGTTCGGATGGGGCGAGCTCGAGGGCGTCGCCAAGCGCGGCAGCTTCGATCTCGATCAGCATGCCAAGTTCAGCGGCAAGCCCCTTACCTATTTCGACGAGGAAGCGAAAGCGCGCTACCGGCCGTGGGTGATCGAGCCTGCGCTTGGCGTCGATCGCGCGATGCTCGCATTTTTGCTCGACGCCTACGATGAAGACGTCGTCGAGGAGGAATCGCGAATCGTGCTGCGGCTCGACCCGCGGCTCGCGCCGATCAAGGTCGCGGTGTACCCGCTGCTCAGAAAAGCCGGGCAGCCGGAAAAGGCGATCGCGGTGCGCGATACGCTGAAGCGGCACTTCACGGTGGCGTACGATCAGGCCGGGTCGATCGGGCGACGCTATCGCCGGCAGGACGAAGTCGGCACGCCGTATGGCGTCACGATCGATCATCAGACGATGGACGATGATACGGTAACCTTGCGCGATCGCGATTCGATGTCGCAGGAACGGGTGCCGATCACGCGCCTGGTGGAAGAAATAAGCGATCGGATCGGCTGGACAAAGTAA
- the ppdK gene encoding pyruvate, phosphate dikinase, translated as MGRIHPEIFFFGAGVAEGRASMRNLLGGKGANLSEMASLKLPVPPGFTISTEVCNYFYDHGHKYPKGLADGVAKSVARVEKALGRKFGDAQNPLLVSVRSGARVSMPGMMDTVLNLGLTDETVQGLEKVSGNPRFAWDSYRRFCQMFGDVVLGLKPEDKNAADPFEEIIDHKKITRGVKQDTDLNVDDLQELVSEFRALIRSRVGCDIPQDPNEQLWMAIGAVFGSWNNDRAIAYRRINNIPGDWGTAVTVQSMVFGNLGDDCATGVAFTRDPGTGEKGIYGEFLPNAQGEDVVAGIRTGRYISIKASRVWAERSGISEAERASNFSTLEESFPAVYKEFLKISNQLERHFRDCQDMEFTIERNRLFMLQTRTGKRTAEAAVRIAVDMADEKLIDRKTALRRVEPEQLEQFLHPRLDPGAKKNVIARGLPASPGAVNGEVVFSADEAVAVAASGRKVILVRVETSPEDIHGMNVAEGILTARGGMTSHAAVVARGMGKCCVAGCSALEIDYGAGTMSANGAVIRRGEYITLDGSAGEVIAGRVATVDPEMPPFFKKFLSWADKERRLGVRANADTPHDARVARDFGAEGIGLCRTEHMFFEPERIEAVREMIMAENAKQRGKALAKILPMQRGDFAGILKEMAGLPVTIRLLDPPLHEFLPREEDEIRDLAIKIGTTPEHLKQVRESLFEFNPMLGHRGSRLGISYPEIYKAQARAILEAACELRKQNVKAMPEIMLPLIGERKEFEILASEIREVAAEVFKEQGVKVAYTIGTMIEVPRACVTADQIGAVAEFFSFGTNDLTQMTYGISRDDSGKFLDDYVRREIYKKDPFQELDPNGVGELMRIGIERGRKANKSLKIGICGEHGGDPASVKLCHRLGLDYVSCSPYRIPVARLAAAQAAIEATQTKKEFKDV; from the coding sequence ATGGGTCGCATTCATCCTGAGATATTTTTCTTCGGCGCGGGCGTCGCGGAAGGACGCGCGTCGATGCGCAATCTGCTCGGCGGCAAGGGCGCCAACCTGTCCGAGATGGCGTCGCTCAAATTGCCGGTGCCGCCCGGCTTCACGATTTCGACTGAGGTCTGCAACTACTTCTACGATCACGGCCACAAGTATCCGAAGGGCCTCGCGGACGGCGTCGCGAAGAGCGTCGCGCGAGTCGAAAAAGCGCTGGGCCGCAAATTCGGCGACGCGCAAAATCCGCTGCTCGTTTCGGTTCGCTCCGGCGCGCGCGTGTCGATGCCGGGCATGATGGACACCGTGCTCAATCTCGGACTCACCGACGAAACCGTGCAGGGCCTCGAAAAGGTCAGCGGCAATCCGCGCTTTGCGTGGGACTCGTATCGGCGCTTCTGCCAGATGTTCGGCGACGTCGTGCTGGGATTGAAGCCGGAGGACAAAAACGCCGCCGACCCGTTCGAGGAAATAATCGACCACAAGAAAATCACGCGCGGCGTCAAGCAGGACACCGATCTCAACGTCGATGACTTGCAGGAACTGGTCAGCGAATTTCGCGCGCTGATCCGGAGCCGCGTCGGGTGCGACATCCCGCAGGATCCGAACGAGCAGCTATGGATGGCGATTGGCGCGGTGTTCGGTTCGTGGAACAACGATCGCGCGATCGCTTATCGGCGCATCAATAATATTCCGGGCGACTGGGGCACCGCGGTCACAGTGCAGTCGATGGTGTTCGGCAACCTCGGCGACGACTGCGCAACTGGCGTCGCATTCACGCGCGATCCGGGCACCGGCGAAAAAGGAATCTACGGCGAGTTTTTGCCCAACGCGCAGGGCGAGGATGTCGTCGCGGGAATCCGCACCGGGCGCTACATCAGCATCAAGGCGAGCCGCGTATGGGCCGAGCGCAGCGGCATCAGCGAAGCTGAGCGCGCATCGAACTTCTCGACGCTCGAAGAGAGCTTCCCCGCGGTTTACAAGGAGTTCCTCAAGATCTCGAACCAGCTTGAACGACATTTTCGCGATTGCCAGGACATGGAGTTCACGATCGAGCGCAACCGCCTCTTCATGCTGCAGACCCGCACGGGCAAGCGCACGGCCGAAGCGGCGGTGCGGATCGCGGTCGATATGGCGGACGAGAAACTGATCGATCGCAAGACGGCGCTGAGGCGCGTCGAGCCCGAACAACTCGAACAGTTCCTGCATCCGCGGCTCGACCCCGGCGCGAAGAAGAACGTGATCGCGCGCGGATTGCCGGCGTCGCCGGGCGCCGTGAATGGCGAGGTGGTGTTTTCCGCCGATGAAGCCGTGGCAGTCGCGGCATCCGGCCGCAAAGTGATCCTGGTGCGCGTCGAAACTTCGCCTGAAGACATCCACGGGATGAACGTGGCGGAAGGAATTTTAACTGCGCGCGGCGGGATGACGAGCCACGCGGCGGTGGTCGCGCGCGGGATGGGCAAGTGCTGCGTCGCGGGATGCTCGGCGCTCGAAATTGATTACGGCGCGGGCACGATGTCGGCGAACGGGGCAGTGATCCGGCGCGGCGAGTACATCACGCTCGACGGCTCGGCGGGCGAGGTGATCGCGGGACGCGTCGCGACCGTCGATCCTGAGATGCCGCCGTTTTTTAAGAAATTTTTGTCGTGGGCGGACAAGGAACGCCGCCTGGGCGTTCGCGCCAATGCCGATACGCCGCACGACGCGAGGGTCGCGCGCGATTTCGGCGCTGAAGGAATCGGGCTTTGCCGCACCGAGCACATGTTTTTCGAACCGGAACGAATCGAAGCGGTGCGCGAGATGATCATGGCGGAGAACGCGAAGCAGCGGGGCAAAGCGCTAGCGAAGATTCTACCGATGCAGCGCGGCGACTTTGCCGGAATTCTGAAAGAGATGGCCGGATTGCCGGTCACGATTCGATTACTCGATCCGCCGCTGCACGAATTTCTGCCGCGCGAGGAGGACGAGATACGCGACCTGGCGATCAAGATCGGCACCACGCCCGAGCATCTGAAGCAGGTGCGCGAGAGTCTCTTCGAGTTCAACCCGATGTTGGGCCATCGCGGTTCGCGCCTCGGCATCAGCTATCCGGAAATATACAAGGCGCAGGCGCGCGCGATCCTCGAGGCGGCGTGCGAGTTGCGCAAGCAGAATGTCAAGGCGATGCCTGAAATCATGCTGCCGCTGATCGGCGAGCGCAAGGAATTCGAGATTCTCGCCTCGGAGATTCGCGAAGTCGCGGCCGAAGTTTTCAAGGAGCAGGGCGTCAAGGTGGCGTACACGATCGGCACAATGATCGAAGTGCCGCGAGCGTGCGTGACCGCCGATCAGATCGGTGCGGTGGCCGAGTTCTTTTCATTCGGCACCAACGATTTGACGCAGATGACGTACGGAATTTCGCGCGACGACTCCGGGAAATTTCTCGACGACTACGTGCGCCGCGAGATTTACAAGAAAGACCCGTTCCAGGAACTCGATCCGAACGGCGTCGGCGAGCTGATGCGAATCGGCATCGAGCGCGGACGCAAGGCGAACAAGTCGCTGAAGATCGGCATCTGCGGCGAGCACGGGGGCGATCCAGCGAGCGTCAAGCTGTGTCATCGGCTCGGGCTCGACTACGTATCGTGCTCGCCGTACCGGATCCCGGTCGCGCGGCTCGCCGCGGCGCAGGCTGCGATCGAAGCGACGCAGACGAAGAAGGAATTCAAGGACGTGTAG
- a CDS encoding oxaloacetate decarboxylase, whose protein sequence is MNQPRARLREMLASGNLIVAPFVFDCLQAKLAASAGFDAVYMTGFGTAAARGYPDLGLLTMTEMVANARAISQAVDVPVICDADTGYGNPLNVWRTVREYEDAGASALHIEDQVFPKRCGFLAGKQVIAMDAMAPKVRAACDARRDRDLVIIARTDALQVNGWDDVERRARAYRAAGADLIFVDGIKTLDDLRLYAEKIGDLPLVYNGDLLPLDELKKYPFKLTIHIGTMLAAFDTMRSLMIELKRTGQLSVGTKSNVFGDFVRLMGVDEYQALEKKYAE, encoded by the coding sequence ATTGCCTGCAGGCGAAGCTCGCGGCAAGCGCCGGCTTCGACGCGGTCTATATGACCGGTTTCGGCACCGCAGCAGCCAGGGGATACCCCGATCTCGGCTTGCTCACGATGACCGAGATGGTCGCGAACGCGCGCGCGATTTCGCAAGCCGTCGATGTGCCGGTGATCTGCGACGCCGACACTGGCTACGGCAATCCGCTCAACGTGTGGCGCACCGTTCGCGAATACGAAGACGCGGGCGCGTCGGCGTTGCATATCGAAGACCAGGTTTTTCCGAAGCGATGCGGCTTCCTTGCGGGCAAGCAGGTGATCGCGATGGACGCGATGGCGCCGAAAGTGCGCGCGGCCTGCGACGCGCGGCGCGATCGCGACCTGGTGATCATCGCGCGCACCGACGCCCTGCAAGTCAACGGATGGGACGACGTCGAGCGCCGCGCTCGCGCCTATCGAGCAGCAGGCGCCGATTTGATTTTCGTCGATGGCATCAAGACGCTCGACGACTTGCGCTTGTACGCCGAAAAAATCGGCGACTTGCCGCTGGTGTACAATGGCGATCTGCTGCCGCTCGACGAGCTGAAAAAATATCCATTCAAGCTGACGATTCACATCGGAACGATGCTCGCGGCGTTCGACACGATGCGCTCATTGATGATCGAGCTGAAGCGCACGGGGCAACTCAGCGTCGGTACGAAATCAAATGTGTTCGGCGATTTCGTGCGGCTGATGGGCGTGGACGAATACCAGGCGCTCGAAAAAAAATACGCCGAGTAG